Proteins encoded in a region of the Aulosira sp. FACHB-615 genome:
- a CDS encoding carotenoid oxygenase family protein, which yields MIIEQKSTKKAWTGAISQPATEFPLTPLPILSGKIPEGLRGTLYRNGPGRLERGNIHVGHWFDGDGAILAVNFNAAGATGVYRYVQTAGYQAETAAGKWLYGNYGMTAPGAIWHQWRKPVKNAANTSVLALPDKLLALWEGGHPHALDLATLETQGLDDLSGLKPGLFYSAHPKVDFSTQEIFNFGVSLGLNATLNVYKSDRTGKIIQKAQFPLTGLPLIHDFVLAGQYLVFFIPAVRLNLLPIVLGTSSYSDALKWRPNLGTQILVIDRETLTLVSHGETEPWYQWHFANGYVDSSGAVIVDFTRYDDFQTNQYLQEVVTGKIQTTAKNTLTRVVLQPQTGKVTTIETLLDRTGEFPNVPAPNVGQNSRYTYMSLFRQGTDISQELLNAIARFDHNTHTLTETNLGENRYPSEPLAVQDIHNPQQSWVLTVVYDGNSHTSEVWIFDSDRLDAEPVCKLSLPSVIPHSFHGTWKAASST from the coding sequence ATGATTATTGAGCAGAAATCAACTAAAAAAGCCTGGACAGGGGCAATATCTCAACCAGCAACAGAATTTCCTCTCACACCATTACCAATTCTCTCTGGCAAAATCCCAGAAGGTTTACGCGGCACACTCTACCGCAATGGCCCAGGACGTTTAGAACGGGGCAATATCCATGTAGGACACTGGTTTGACGGCGATGGGGCAATTCTCGCAGTTAATTTTAATGCTGCTGGAGCCACAGGAGTTTATCGTTATGTACAAACGGCGGGTTATCAAGCCGAAACCGCCGCCGGAAAATGGCTTTACGGCAATTATGGTATGACTGCACCGGGGGCAATTTGGCATCAATGGCGCAAACCAGTAAAAAATGCTGCGAATACTTCTGTATTGGCTTTACCAGATAAACTCTTAGCACTTTGGGAAGGTGGACATCCCCACGCACTTGATTTAGCCACCTTAGAAACTCAAGGTTTAGATGATTTAAGCGGTTTAAAGCCGGGATTATTTTATTCTGCTCACCCAAAGGTTGATTTTTCAACACAGGAGATTTTTAATTTTGGTGTGAGTCTGGGGTTAAATGCCACACTGAATGTTTACAAAAGTGATAGGACTGGCAAAATTATTCAAAAAGCTCAGTTTCCATTAACAGGTTTGCCGCTAATTCATGATTTTGTTTTAGCAGGACAATATCTGGTGTTTTTTATTCCAGCCGTGCGGTTGAATTTGTTACCTATCGTTTTGGGAACCAGCAGTTATAGTGATGCACTCAAGTGGCGACCAAATTTAGGCACACAAATTTTAGTCATTGACCGTGAAACTTTAACTTTAGTCAGTCACGGAGAAACTGAACCTTGGTATCAATGGCATTTTGCCAATGGTTATGTTGATTCTAGCGGCGCAGTAATTGTGGATTTTACCCGCTATGATGACTTTCAAACTAATCAATATCTTCAAGAAGTTGTGACTGGAAAAATTCAGACAACTGCCAAAAACACATTGACGCGAGTTGTGCTGCAACCCCAAACTGGCAAGGTGACAACAATTGAAACTTTATTAGACCGGACTGGCGAGTTTCCCAATGTACCAGCGCCAAATGTTGGGCAGAACTCGCGCTACACCTATATGAGTTTATTTCGTCAAGGTACAGATATTAGTCAAGAATTATTAAATGCGATCGCCCGTTTTGATCACAATACCCATACCCTCACCGAGACCAACCTGGGCGAAAATCGTTATCCTTCAGAACCCTTAGCTGTGCAAGATATTCATAACCCGCAACAAAGTTGGGTACTCACTGTTGTCTATGATGGCAATTCTCATACTAGCGAAGTTTGGATCTTTGATAGCGATCGCCTAGACGCAGAACCAGTCTGTAAATTAAGTTTACCCAGCGTTATTCCCCACAGTTTCCACGGCACTTGGAAAGCTGCATCATCAACCTAA
- a CDS encoding sensor histidine kinase, with protein MSNGRMDDYPNSIQMQELEKTNRILRKKLERCETERRQVESDIATKEFLLKKVICELETSQNNLQQRSQELENTLHSLHQMQVQMIQSEKMSALGQMVAGIAHEINNPVSFIYGNLSHIQGYIHDLLRLLQLYQHYFPNPPAEIQKESHIIDLEFLKQDVTKVLYSMNIGTERIREIVLSLRNFSRLDESEFKAVDIHEGIDSTLLILQHRLKANEQNPEILIIKDYGDLPTVECYAGQMNQVFMNILVNALDAIAEFNTKRTYQAIENHPSCITIRTDLIDSKWVKIAIADNANGIPAAIQTQIFNPFFTTKPIGKGTGMGLAISYQIVTEKHGGKLEFFSTPGQGTEFVIQIPLRQSLN; from the coding sequence ATGAGTAATGGACGTATGGATGATTATCCTAATTCCATACAAATGCAAGAGTTGGAAAAGACAAACCGAATCTTGCGAAAAAAGTTGGAACGCTGCGAAACTGAACGTCGGCAGGTAGAATCTGATATTGCGACTAAAGAATTTCTCCTTAAAAAAGTCATTTGTGAGTTAGAAACTTCACAAAATAACTTACAGCAAAGAAGCCAAGAGCTAGAAAATACTTTGCATAGTTTACATCAAATGCAAGTTCAGATGATTCAAAGCGAAAAAATGTCGGCTTTGGGTCAAATGGTAGCGGGTATTGCTCACGAGATTAACAATCCTGTAAGCTTTATTTACGGCAATCTCAGTCATATCCAGGGCTATATTCATGACTTGCTGCGTCTGCTTCAACTTTATCAGCATTACTTTCCTAACCCACCAGCCGAAATTCAAAAAGAAAGTCACATCATTGATTTAGAGTTTCTCAAACAAGATGTCACTAAGGTACTGTACTCAATGAATATTGGGACAGAACGCATTCGGGAAATAGTATTATCACTCAGGAACTTTTCTCGGTTAGATGAAAGTGAGTTCAAAGCAGTTGATATTCATGAAGGAATTGATAGCACATTGTTGATTTTGCAACACCGTCTGAAAGCTAATGAGCAAAACCCAGAAATCTTAATTATTAAAGACTATGGTGATTTACCAACTGTAGAGTGCTACGCTGGGCAGATGAATCAGGTATTTATGAATATTCTGGTAAATGCCCTTGATGCGATCGCAGAATTTAATACCAAACGAACTTATCAAGCAATCGAGAATCATCCCAGTTGCATTACAATCCGTACTGACTTAATTGATTCCAAGTGGGTCAAAATTGCGATCGCTGATAATGCCAATGGCATTCCCGCCGCCATTCAGACACAAATTTTTAACCCATTTTTCACCACAAAACCTATTGGTAAGGGAACAGGAATGGGACTGGCTATCAGTTACCAAATTGTTACCGAAAAACATGGCGGTAAGTTAGAATTTTTTTCGACACCCGGACAAGGAACAGAATTTGTCATTCAAATTCCTCTCAGACAATCTCTTAATTAG
- a CDS encoding FIST signal transduction protein, with protein MFQVVVGHSNDPDSENAIAEVIQKCTTSLGGLIPQAGILFSAIDFEHTLILQHIQRIFPGIQLIGGTTNGEISSILEFQQDSLTLMLFATDEVEIYAGVGREASKNPALSAQQAIAQATAHTTSTPQLCLTFPDSLTSNGVLILEGLKQSLGGQIPIIGGMSADDYTFDKTYQFFQDEVLNDSIPVLIFYGKLLFSHGVASGWTPISQRSCVTKVDGNVVYEIDGQRALDFYQHYLGEERFTANYAIHALAVFEDQEHFYMRAPNGYDQESGSVTFFSDIPEQAIVQITDANRQDILLASEASLKNALVNYPGLEPTAALLISCAARRRILGTMASEEYKLVKTHLPPTLPCCGFYAYGEIAPLMTKGQTQFHNKTFVTLLMGTK; from the coding sequence ATGTTTCAAGTTGTTGTAGGACACAGTAATGATCCTGATTCTGAAAATGCGATCGCAGAAGTTATTCAAAAATGTACCACCTCTCTCGGTGGGTTAATTCCCCAAGCGGGAATTTTATTCAGTGCGATTGACTTTGAACATACTTTAATTTTGCAACATATTCAACGAATTTTTCCAGGAATTCAGTTAATTGGCGGCACTACGAATGGTGAAATATCCTCAATTTTGGAATTTCAACAAGATTCTTTAACTTTAATGCTCTTTGCTACAGACGAAGTGGAAATTTACGCAGGTGTGGGACGAGAAGCATCGAAAAATCCGGCTTTGTCTGCTCAACAAGCGATCGCTCAAGCAACAGCCCATACTACATCTACACCACAATTATGCTTGACCTTTCCCGATAGTTTAACCAGTAATGGAGTGTTAATTTTAGAAGGTTTAAAACAAAGTCTCGGAGGGCAGATTCCCATTATTGGCGGTATGTCTGCTGATGATTATACCTTTGACAAAACCTACCAATTTTTTCAAGATGAAGTTTTAAATGATTCAATTCCAGTATTAATATTTTATGGAAAATTATTATTTTCCCACGGAGTAGCTAGTGGCTGGACTCCTATTAGTCAACGTAGTTGTGTCACAAAAGTAGATGGTAATGTCGTCTATGAAATTGATGGACAACGTGCATTAGATTTCTATCAGCACTATCTAGGCGAAGAACGATTTACAGCCAACTATGCAATTCACGCCCTAGCCGTTTTTGAGGATCAAGAACATTTTTATATGCGTGCGCCCAATGGCTACGATCAAGAATCTGGTAGTGTGACTTTTTTCTCAGATATTCCCGAACAAGCTATTGTCCAGATTACTGATGCAAACCGTCAAGATATTCTATTAGCTTCTGAGGCATCTTTAAAAAATGCTCTTGTTAATTATCCTGGGTTAGAACCAACGGCGGCTTTACTTATATCTTGTGCTGCTAGACGGCGAATTTTGGGAACTATGGCTAGTGAAGAGTATAAACTTGTCAAAACTCACTTACCACCAACTTTACCTTGCTGTGGTTTTTATGCTTATGGTGAAATTGCACCTTTGATGACTAAAGGCCAAACTCAATTTCATAACAAAACCTTTGTCACACTGCTAATGGGAACAAAATGA
- a CDS encoding Hsp20/alpha crystallin family protein, whose amino-acid sequence MALIRWEPFRDIERLEPFRELETLQRQMNRLFDRLAPTNGGERTAFNFVPAAEIEETDDTIHLRLEVPGLDAKDINVEVTPEAVSISGERKSETKIEEKGISRSEFRYGRFQRIIPLPSLVQHDKVEAEYKDGILRLTLPKSEAEKQKVVKVNIG is encoded by the coding sequence ATGGCACTTATTCGTTGGGAACCGTTTCGTGATATTGAACGCCTAGAACCATTCCGAGAACTGGAAACTTTACAAAGGCAAATGAATCGTCTGTTTGATAGACTAGCACCTACAAATGGTGGTGAAAGAACAGCATTTAATTTTGTCCCGGCTGCTGAAATTGAAGAAACAGACGATACCATTCATCTGCGGCTAGAAGTACCAGGACTAGATGCCAAAGATATCAATGTTGAAGTTACACCAGAAGCAGTTTCTATTAGTGGTGAACGTAAATCTGAAACTAAAATTGAGGAAAAAGGCATCAGTCGTTCGGAATTCCGTTATGGCAGATTTCAAAGAATAATTCCATTACCTTCTTTAGTTCAACATGACAAAGTAGAAGCGGAATATAAAGATGGTATTCTGCGGTTAACTTTGCCAAAATCAGAAGCAGAAAAACAAAAAGTAGTCAAGGTTAATATCGGTTAA
- a CDS encoding hybrid sensor histidine kinase/response regulator, with amino-acid sequence MSQDKELEIQMQFLEEATDYLNTLEAVLLEIDTSHRIDLEKINGALRAAHSIKGGAAMMGFRVLSDLAHRLEDAFKVLKTRKSSLEIDQQLQSLLLSAIDWMRQIVELLSTQSAIEEEWLTSFCYPVFDELYQRLGDPTPEDATTMLSPEDGQNIIPLLFETEVEGCLQRLEAVLADSQQPCLQEEVAIMAAELGGLGEMLQLSAFSQLCDSIKQTIESAAPERISDIAQIALQTWRRSQALVLTNQLDSLPRAIELSEIPTTSTTYNQTAPLSTADAIAQFLATDNGVHPEIELVEIPVIHQEIEIAASNFVPVEADIHPVNLPEINNIIAEHKTELIAPSKDREHSENTVRVPSKQLEQINDLFSELIVQRNGLHSQLEKLRKLSRNLGQRVQNLDRENQELRMAYNRVISASIRQNNSSEIDTQHSVLTTQPLSTTHHSLEEIHLRSQDIAETIVQVQEVSTDIQLSADDADLIARKLNKTSKQLQTKLNQVRMRPISELVERFPRAIRDLNVEYGKNVQLKIEGGNTLIERSILEALNDPLMHLLRNAFDHGIEEPATRHHLGKPEQGLIEIHATHRSNRTIISMRDDGRGISLEKIRSRALAMGLDSSLLESASDDELLSLIFEPGFSTSETVTALSGRGVGMDVVRNNLKLVRGDITVDTEPGVGTTFTLSVPFTLSVARVLLVETGKILLAFPTDVISEVFLLQSDRIISMGGSEVINWQGTMLPLIRLGQYLEFNCPRYDSPELETPAAINANSVLIVKGNNQTVAIQVDRCWGEQEVAIRQVEGNIPLPEGFSNCTILGDGRVVALVSANELLYWIATNQNTPKNNQLPSVRLKTPFLFVDSEKLAALPPKPKGKILIIDDSINVRRFLALTLEKGGYQVEQAKDGQDALEKLETGLQIAAVICDIEMPRLDGYGFLGKVKNNGDLKNIPVAMLTSRSSDKHRRMAMQLGARAYFSKPYNEQELLRTLEQLIGNIAESAASN; translated from the coding sequence ATGTCACAAGATAAAGAATTAGAAATCCAGATGCAATTTCTGGAAGAAGCCACAGATTACCTCAATACCTTAGAGGCAGTCTTACTAGAAATCGATACCAGCCATCGTATAGATTTAGAAAAAATTAATGGCGCACTCCGCGCTGCCCACTCTATTAAAGGTGGTGCGGCAATGATGGGATTTCGGGTGTTAAGTGATTTAGCACACCGTTTAGAAGATGCCTTTAAAGTTTTAAAAACCCGCAAAAGTTCTTTAGAAATTGACCAACAATTGCAAAGTTTATTACTTTCAGCAATTGATTGGATGCGGCAAATTGTTGAATTATTATCAACCCAAAGTGCTATAGAAGAAGAATGGTTAACAAGTTTTTGTTATCCTGTTTTTGATGAACTTTATCAACGTTTGGGTGATCCTACTCCCGAAGATGCGACAACAATGTTGTCCCCAGAAGATGGACAGAATATTATTCCTTTATTATTTGAAACTGAAGTTGAAGGTTGTCTGCAACGTTTAGAAGCTGTGTTGGCTGATAGTCAACAACCTTGCTTGCAAGAAGAAGTGGCGATTATGGCGGCGGAATTAGGCGGTTTGGGAGAAATGCTGCAATTGTCAGCCTTTAGCCAACTGTGTGATTCTATTAAACAAACAATAGAATCTGCCGCACCAGAGCGCATCTCAGACATTGCTCAGATAGCATTGCAAACATGGCGGCGATCGCAAGCTTTAGTTTTAACCAATCAACTCGATAGTCTACCTAGGGCAATTGAGTTGAGTGAAATACCAACTACTTCCACAACTTATAATCAAACTGCGCCACTGTCAACCGCAGATGCCATCGCTCAATTCTTGGCGACAGATAACGGCGTTCACCCAGAAATAGAATTAGTCGAAATACCTGTAATTCACCAAGAAATCGAAATAGCTGCAAGTAATTTTGTACCTGTAGAAGCAGATATTCATCCTGTGAATCTGCCGGAAATTAACAATATTATTGCTGAACATAAAACTGAATTAATTGCTCCCAGCAAAGACCGTGAACATTCCGAAAATACAGTCCGAGTTCCTAGTAAACAACTAGAACAAATTAATGATTTATTTAGTGAACTAATTGTCCAGAGAAACGGACTGCATTCGCAACTAGAAAAATTACGTAAACTCTCACGTAATCTCGGACAGAGAGTGCAGAATCTGGATAGAGAAAATCAAGAATTACGCATGGCGTATAACCGTGTGATATCAGCTAGTATCCGGCAAAATAACAGTTCAGAAATAGATACTCAGCACTCAGTACTCACTACTCAGCCCTTATCCACCACGCATCACTCTCTCGAAGAAATTCATTTGCGATCGCAAGATATCGCCGAAACAATTGTCCAGGTGCAAGAAGTCTCCACCGACATTCAATTAAGTGCCGATGATGCCGATTTAATTGCTCGCAAATTAAACAAAACATCCAAGCAATTACAAACCAAACTCAATCAAGTGCGGATGCGACCAATTTCCGAATTAGTCGAGCGTTTTCCTAGAGCTATCCGTGACTTAAATGTCGAGTATGGCAAAAATGTCCAGCTAAAAATTGAAGGCGGTAATACTTTAATTGAACGCAGCATTTTAGAAGCATTAAATGACCCCTTAATGCACTTATTAAGAAATGCTTTTGATCATGGCATTGAAGAACCAGCCACCCGCCACCACTTAGGTAAACCAGAACAAGGATTAATCGAAATTCACGCCACTCATCGCAGTAATCGAACTATTATTAGTATGCGCGATGATGGACGCGGAATTTCTTTAGAAAAAATTCGTTCTCGCGCCTTAGCAATGGGGTTAGATAGTTCATTATTAGAAAGTGCCAGTGATGATGAACTACTATCACTAATCTTTGAACCAGGGTTTAGTACCTCCGAAACAGTCACCGCCTTATCTGGGCGTGGTGTAGGGATGGATGTGGTACGCAACAACCTGAAACTGGTACGTGGCGATATCACAGTTGACACTGAACCCGGCGTTGGTACGACTTTCACCTTATCAGTACCCTTTACCTTATCTGTGGCGAGAGTGCTGTTAGTCGAAACAGGTAAAATATTGCTGGCATTTCCCACCGATGTCATCTCAGAAGTATTTTTACTCCAAAGCGATCGCATCATCTCAATGGGAGGTAGCGAAGTCATCAACTGGCAAGGTACAATGCTGCCATTAATTCGCCTGGGACAATATCTGGAATTTAACTGTCCCCGCTACGACAGTCCCGAACTGGAAACTCCCGCCGCCATCAACGCCAACAGCGTCTTAATCGTTAAAGGTAACAATCAAACCGTTGCCATTCAAGTAGACCGTTGCTGGGGTGAACAAGAAGTTGCTATCCGCCAAGTTGAAGGGAACATACCCTTACCAGAAGGCTTTAGTAACTGCACAATTCTCGGTGATGGGAGAGTTGTGGCCTTAGTCAGTGCCAATGAATTACTCTATTGGATTGCTACCAATCAAAATACCCCGAAAAACAATCAATTACCCTCCGTCCGATTAAAAACACCCTTCCTGTTCGTTGACAGCGAAAAACTCGCAGCCTTACCTCCCAAGCCCAAAGGCAAGATTTTAATCATCGATGACTCTATTAACGTCCGCCGTTTCTTAGCACTTACCTTAGAAAAAGGTGGCTATCAAGTAGAACAAGCCAAAGACGGACAAGACGCTTTAGAAAAACTCGAAACAGGCTTACAAATTGCCGCCGTCATTTGTGATATTGAAATGCCGCGTCTGGACGGGTATGGATTTTTAGGCAAAGTCAAAAACAATGGTGATTTGAAAAATATCCCCGTTGCCATGCTGACTTCCCGTAGCAGCGATAAACATCGCCGAATGGCAATGCAGCTAGGTGCTAGGGCTTATTTTTCTAAACCTTATAATGAGCAAGAACTACTCCGTACCCTAGAACAACTCATTGGTAATATAGCCGAGAGTGCAGCTTCTAATTAA
- a CDS encoding methyl-accepting chemotaxis protein: MFNKTDTAKSGDGINRASLIASSKVSENKISLKTSSQTVTSDGETQPNLGGNFKRLSLETKATILAIAISTIPALFIGAIAYHLTSKSLTKQITQSQTTEAVDLTEKVNRFMSDRYGDIQILANSPLFAKGNLTSNTNNSEKQALLDKILTNYQNYNSIAVFDTEGNVIVQSSGEPIENQKDNSYFQATLLKDAAVIIQPEKSSDIYLAAPIKNSTTGKTLGIVRTSLPTKALAETLKNYAVNGYQYALIDNSGKVFLSSRPELLGKEAKAEYPGLAKILTTNNIATLTTVPQSQRKRQLISYVPAPKIAGLSDLNWQVLLINDAAILYGTQQQLLWIVTIGIALIGIIVAAIAAWLAKRTTQPIINATAAVAKLGQGELNTRLASQREDELGVLSANIDHMAAKLQVLVNEKVEIDHTKTIIQATSPEERPTQEALQLQLLELLNDIEGAARGDLTVRADVTDGEIGTVADFFNSIVESLRDIVTQVKQAATQVNTAIGSNETAIQKLADEALVQAEEINRALDAVDNMTHSMQAVANSAEQAATVANNAAQNASKSEEAMYLTVQNILSLRETVGETAQKVKRLGESSQQISRVVSLINQIAMQTNLLAINAGIEAARAGEEGQGFAVVAEEVGELAARSAAATQEIEQIVENIQRETSAVVQAMEIGTTQVGEGARVVEEAKQNLGQIFDVSRQIDSLVQSISSATASQVQTSQTVSLLMQEIAAISQRTRDSSSSVCQSLKQTVEISHKLQETVETFKVN; this comes from the coding sequence ATGTTTAATAAAACTGACACGGCTAAGAGTGGTGATGGAATAAATCGTGCTTCGTTAATTGCATCTAGCAAGGTTTCTGAGAATAAGATATCTCTGAAGACTAGTTCTCAGACAGTTACTTCTGATGGCGAAACACAGCCGAATTTGGGTGGGAATTTTAAAAGGCTGAGTTTAGAAACTAAAGCCACAATTTTAGCGATCGCCATCAGTACTATACCAGCCTTATTCATTGGTGCGATCGCCTACCATCTAACCAGTAAATCCTTAACCAAACAAATTACCCAATCTCAAACGACGGAAGCTGTTGATTTAACTGAGAAAGTTAACCGCTTTATGTCCGACAGATATGGAGATATTCAAATCCTGGCTAACTCGCCTTTATTTGCCAAGGGCAACCTCACCAGCAATACTAATAATTCAGAAAAGCAGGCGTTACTCGATAAAATCCTCACCAATTATCAAAATTATAATAGTATTGCGGTCTTTGATACCGAAGGCAATGTGATTGTTCAATCTTCGGGTGAACCGATAGAGAACCAAAAAGACAATAGTTATTTTCAGGCGACACTACTCAAAGATGCGGCTGTGATTATACAGCCAGAAAAGTCTAGTGATATTTATCTTGCTGCCCCAATTAAAAATAGCACCACAGGTAAAACTTTAGGCATAGTCAGAACTAGTCTCCCAACCAAAGCTTTAGCCGAAACCCTCAAAAACTATGCTGTGAATGGTTATCAATATGCTTTAATAGATAACTCTGGCAAAGTTTTCTTAAGTTCACGCCCAGAATTATTAGGCAAAGAAGCAAAAGCCGAATATCCTGGTTTAGCCAAAATTCTCACCACCAATAATATTGCTACACTCACAACCGTTCCCCAAAGCCAGCGTAAACGGCAATTAATTAGTTACGTCCCAGCACCCAAAATTGCAGGTTTATCTGATTTAAATTGGCAAGTATTACTCATCAATGATGCGGCAATTTTATACGGTACACAACAACAATTGTTGTGGATTGTCACGATTGGCATAGCCTTGATTGGAATAATTGTAGCAGCGATCGCAGCTTGGTTAGCCAAACGTACCACACAGCCCATCATCAATGCCACCGCCGCCGTCGCCAAACTCGGACAAGGTGAACTCAACACCCGCCTCGCCTCCCAAAGAGAAGACGAATTAGGCGTATTAAGTGCCAATATTGATCACATGGCTGCCAAATTGCAGGTATTAGTCAACGAAAAAGTTGAAATTGACCATACCAAAACCATCATTCAAGCCACATCCCCAGAAGAACGTCCCACACAAGAAGCCTTACAACTGCAACTCTTAGAACTACTCAACGACATCGAAGGTGCAGCTAGAGGTGACTTAACAGTCCGCGCAGATGTTACAGATGGCGAAATTGGCACTGTGGCTGACTTTTTCAACTCTATTGTCGAGAGTTTGCGGGATATCGTCACCCAAGTTAAACAAGCAGCTACCCAAGTCAACACGGCTATTGGTTCCAACGAAACAGCTATTCAAAAACTTGCAGACGAAGCCCTAGTACAAGCCGAGGAAATTAACCGCGCCTTAGATGCTGTGGATAATATGACTCATTCTATGCAAGCAGTAGCCAATAGTGCGGAACAAGCCGCTACCGTGGCGAATAACGCCGCCCAAAATGCTTCTAAGAGTGAAGAAGCGATGTATTTAACAGTGCAGAATATTCTGTCTCTGCGGGAAACTGTCGGCGAAACCGCCCAAAAAGTTAAACGTTTAGGCGAGTCTTCCCAACAAATTTCTCGCGTCGTCTCTTTAATTAATCAAATTGCCATGCAAACCAACTTACTCGCCATCAACGCAGGTATCGAAGCCGCCCGCGCAGGTGAAGAAGGACAAGGTTTTGCTGTGGTAGCCGAAGAAGTAGGTGAGTTAGCAGCCCGTAGCGCCGCAGCTACCCAAGAAATTGAACAAATTGTCGAGAACATTCAACGAGAAACCAGCGCCGTTGTGCAGGCGATGGAAATTGGTACTACCCAAGTTGGTGAAGGTGCGCGGGTAGTAGAAGAAGCCAAACAAAATCTCGGACAGATTTTTGATGTTTCTCGTCAAATTGATTCTTTAGTACAGTCTATTTCTTCTGCAACTGCATCTCAAGTGCAAACATCGCAAACTGTCAGCTTGTTAATGCAAGAAATCGCTGCCATTTCTCAGCGTACCAGAGATTCTTCTAGCTCTGTTTGCCAATCTCTCAAACAAACTGTCGAAATTTCTCATAAGTTGCAAGAGACTGTTGAGACTTTTAAAGTGAATTGA
- a CDS encoding chemotaxis protein CheW produces the protein MNNTNVILAEKTLQNHLGDGYLKFQLNQQTSAILAMNHTQEAVILPVEAITPMPNMPGCILGLMNWRSRIIWAIDLPRMLNLEAIDTRRQQYNVIVIKAESLLLGLVVQEIKGTTKILVDEIHSPIGQVASSLVPYLRGCVVQQEEILLALDAQAIVQSSILRSD, from the coding sequence ATGAATAATACTAACGTCATCCTTGCGGAAAAAACACTCCAAAATCATCTAGGAGATGGCTATTTAAAGTTTCAGCTAAATCAACAAACATCAGCAATATTGGCAATGAATCACACTCAAGAAGCCGTGATTTTGCCTGTAGAAGCGATAACACCTATGCCCAATATGCCGGGATGTATTTTAGGCTTGATGAATTGGCGTAGTCGAATAATTTGGGCGATTGATTTACCCCGAATGCTGAATTTAGAAGCGATAGATACAAGAAGACAACAGTATAACGTCATTGTGATTAAAGCAGAATCACTGCTTTTAGGTTTAGTTGTACAAGAAATTAAGGGAACAACTAAAATTTTGGTTGACGAGATTCATTCCCCAATTGGACAAGTAGCATCTAGTTTAGTTCCTTATTTGCGCGGATGTGTTGTACAGCAAGAAGAAATTTTACTGGCGTTAGATGCACAAGCAATTGTGCAGTCTTCTATTCTCCGCAGTGATTAA
- a CDS encoding PleD family two-component system response regulator encodes MSLTLVGTILIVEDSPSELELMSHYLKESGYNVIKASGAKEALEQAISQTPDVIVTDVVMPGMSGFELCRSLKKNPATQKLPIVICSSKNLEIDRLWAMKQGADVYLTKPYTREQLLRAIKSVVL; translated from the coding sequence GTGAGTTTAACTTTGGTTGGCACAATTTTAATTGTTGAAGATTCACCCAGCGAATTAGAATTGATGAGCCATTATCTCAAAGAAAGTGGCTATAACGTTATCAAAGCTAGTGGTGCAAAAGAAGCTTTAGAGCAAGCTATTTCACAAACGCCAGATGTGATTGTAACTGATGTTGTGATGCCAGGAATGAGCGGTTTTGAGTTGTGCCGTTCACTGAAAAAAAATCCCGCAACCCAAAAGTTACCCATAGTTATTTGTAGCTCCAAAAATCTCGAAATTGATAGATTATGGGCTATGAAACAAGGGGCAGATGTGTATCTGACTAAACCATACACCAGAGAACAGTTATTAAGAGCTATTAAATCAGTGGTGCTTTAA